The following coding sequences are from one Heterodontus francisci isolate sHetFra1 chromosome 38, sHetFra1.hap1, whole genome shotgun sequence window:
- the LOC137352573 gene encoding WD repeat-containing protein 76-like, which yields MKPASEEIRNRRSLRHSAALRSQQPGVASDAKEMAQKRPLEDAFPELTDKEAVGTESLSKRLKWRMNRAKSGQLQTRATEVAAGAPGNPLELPPATSDASLTSPEQSVAGTDSDDSSSQSDSDGYSSDNELPLAFHRQSEELSVYEKKRLKNIQENAQFFASLNMLETAKKLREIGKKQSIRRQVTPKREKLKSSGEQPIVRRSMRLLRLSPTGTPMPEVPIETQVKSEDTEERISGPLKMITNDEEESKVTENLMNTWLEISQGETHIEEKQPVELKKYKSSLNRMTIQEGFVAKVTTNRVCSLAFHPSQHRFLVAAGSTFGYVGLWDLSSQADELAVHQFKLHCSTVNCLHFSPSNSAELLSLSNDGSVRCGNVAAAVFDEVYMSNTWNTSSFDFLAEDGSTLIVSHWDGDVAVVDRRTPSTSGELNAHLHMNRLRTVSVHPVHRQYFVTAGARCVTIYDVRNLKASPKNAVAHLDEHRKNVNSAYFSPVTGNRVVTISMDDRIRIFDTSAITPKIPVVASIIHNNYSGRWLTKFRAVWDPKREDCFVVGSMVRPRQIEVFHCTGSKVHEFRDAEWLGSVCSINVMHPTKNVLVGGNSSGRLHVFMDYSLIG from the exons ATGAAGCCAGCCAGTGAGGAGATCAGGAACAGGCGCTCGCTGCGCCATTCTGCTGCTCTGAGGAGTCAGCAGCCAGGAGTGGCCTCTGATGCAAAAGAGATGGCCCAAAAGCGCCCACTGGAAGATGCCTTTCCTGAGCTGACTGACAAAGAAGCCGTGGGCACGGAGTCACTGTCAAAGAGGCTGAAGTGGAGAATGAACAGGGCCAAAAGTGGTCAGCTGCAAACCCGTGCAACAGAGGTGGCAGCCGGTGCCCCAGGTAACCCTCTTGAATTGCCACCAGCAACTTCTGACGCCAGTCTGACTTCCCCTGAGCAGAGTGTCGCAGGGACAGACAGCGATGACTCTTCAAGCCAAAGTGACTCGGATGGTTATAGCAGCGACAATGAGTTGCCTTTGGCG TTTCATCGACAATCTGAGGAGCTGTCAGTTTATGAAAAGAAGCGACTGAAAAACATTCAGGAAAATGCCCAGTTCTTCGCATCTTTAAACATGCTGGAG ACTGCCAAAAAGCTCCGGGAAATCGGTAAAAAACAGTCAATAAGGAGACAGGTTACACCCAAAAG AGAGAAGCTTAAAAGCTCTGGAGAGCAACCTATAGTTCGACGCTCAATGCGCCTGCTGAGATTAAGCCCAACAGGCACGCCAATGCCAGAGGTACCGATAGAAACACAAGTGAAGTCAGAAGACACAGAAGAGCGG ATTTCTGGACCTCTGAAAATGATTACAAATGATGAAGAGGAAAGCAAAGTAACTGAGAACCtgatgaacacatggctggagatcaGCCAG GGTGAGACGCACATTGAAGAAAAGCAACCAGTAGAATTGAAAAA GTACAAGTCCAGTTTGAATAGGATGACTATCCAAGAAGGCTTTGTTGCAAAAGTAACAACAAACCGAGTCTGCTCACTAGCTTTCCATCCGTCTCAGCACAGATTCCTGGTTGCTGCTGGGAGCACTTTTGGATACGTTGGGCTTTGGGATCTG AGTTCTCAGGCTGACGAGCTTGCTGTCCATCAATTCAAGCTACACTGCAGCACTGTTAACTGTTTGCACTTTTCACCTTCTAACTCTGCTGAGCTACTGTCACTAAGCAATGATGGGAGTGTTCGCTGTGGAAATGTAGCTGCTGCTGTCTTTGATGAG GTGTATATGTCCAATACATGGAATACCTCTTCTTTTGACTTCTTGGCTGAGGATGGCTCCACATTGATAGTCAGTCACTGGGATGGAGATGTGGCAGTGGTAGACAGGCGGACCCCAAG CACTTCAGGAGAACTGAATGCACATCTGCACATGAACCGTTTACGGACAGTCAGTGTTCACCCGGTGCATCGACAATACTTTGTAACTGCTGGAGCACG GTGTGTAACTATCTATGATGTTCGAAATCTAAAAGCATCGCCCAAAAATGCTGTAGCTCACTTGGATGAACACAGAAAGAATGTAAACTCGGCCTACTTTTCACCGGTTACTGGTAATAGAGTGGTGACCATCAGCATGGATGACAGGATCAG AATATTTGACACAAGTGCCATAACTCCCAAGATTCCTGTTGTGGCATCAATAAT CCATAACAATTACAGTGGGCGCTGGTTGACTAAATTCCGAGCTGTATGGGACCCTAAAAGGGAAGACTGCTTCGTAGTGGGTAGTATGGTCAGGCCCAGGCAGATCGAAGTGTTCCACTGTACGGGGTCCAAAGTGCATGAATTCCGGGATGCAGAATGGCTCGGCTCCGTGTGCTCCATTAATGTGATGCACCCGACGAAGAATGTCTTGGTCGGTGGAAACTCCAGTGGACGCCTTCATGTCTTCATGGACTACTCATTAATTGGGTAA